The Neomonachus schauinslandi chromosome 11, ASM220157v2, whole genome shotgun sequence genomic sequence ACTGTGCAGCTGGAGCTGTCACCACCTCACCCCCAGCTGAACACCGAGCTCAAGGAGAACCTGAAGGACACCATGAGCAAGCGGTACCACCAGCCAGGCCACGAGGGCGTGACCAGTGCTGTGGACAAGCTGCAACAGGAGGTGGGTGGTGGCGCAGTGGGGATGTGTGCACACCCCCACGGGCCTCCCCGGACCTCTGGGGGTTCCCTGCCACGGGGGCTCAGCCGGGCCGTGTTCCTACTGCAGTTCCACTGCTGTGGCAGCAACAACTCCCAAGACTGGCGGGACAGCGAGTGGATCCGCTCGGGCCAGGCCGGCGGCCGCGTGGTTCCCGACAGCTGCTGCAAGACCCTGGTGCCGGGCTGTGGGCAGCGGGACCACGCCTCCAACATCTACAAGGTGGAGGTAGGCCGGCAGGCGcctgggctccctggggaggggctgaggagccAGGGGCCCAGGATGCCccgggagtgggggggtggggggggctggggtggtCACACCCCAAGGGGGGTTGGACTCGCCCGCCTTCAGTGCCCCTACCCCTACCCTGCCAGGGCGGCTGCATCACCAAGCTGGAGACCTTCATCCAGGAGCACCTGAGGGTCATCGGGGCCGTGGGCGTGGGCATCGGCTGCGTGCAGGTGCGGGGATGGGGCGGGACAGGCCCTGGTGGGTGCAGGGGACGCCATGGGGCTGGCGCTGTGCTGCGCTCACGCTGCCCTGTGCCCCAGGTCTTCGGCATGATCTTCACGTGCTGCTTGTACAGGAGCCTGAAGCTGGAGCACTACTGAGCATGCCTGACGGTGCCCACGCGGGCCGCAGCCTCACGCCACCTGACTACGAGCTGACACTACTGAGGGCCAGGGAGCTGGGGTCCCAGGACgctgctccctccccactctgccagGGAGGGGCTGTTCTCAAGCCCCTGTGCACCCCCCATGCCATCACGTGACCTCTGGGGACCCCTACCCTCAGAGGGAGCTGCAAGTGCCTTTCTCTGCAGACCAAAGGCCTGagactccaccccaccccctccaccgcCCACAGCAGGGAAGCAGtacttctgggggggggggtgggtctCGGGGTGTTCCCTGCGCTCAGCCAGAGGGGCTGGCCCACCCTCGGGTGCTCCCAGACCCCTGGACACACCCCCTCATGGTGGTCAGGGCAAGCCTGAGGGGGGCACTGCTGGGTGGGGCAGAGCCTGGGAATATGCCCGCCACGGGGCCCAAGACCCCCAGCCCACTCCCGGGAAAGCCAAGCTAGCCCTGTCCTGCGGGTCCTGTGccgctgccctcccccacccggcTGCCCTGAGGCCCTGCTGGGACTTCCCCACCACTCTCCCCACTGAAAGGCTGCAATTCACTTGCTCTTGTCCTGTCCCCTTCCCAGAAGCGGGGGGCTTGTgggttttattcactgctgtatcacAAATGCCAAAACTGCTTGTGCCACGTAATAGgcgttcaataaatgtttgtggaacaGACGTGTGAGCTTAGCTGTGTCCGTGAGACAGGGTCCTGGTCCTCAGGGCCTTCCCCCCCCAGCAGGGTGGACAGAACCACCCACCTAGTGCCAGGACAAGGGGCCAGGACGGCACATCCTGGTGCTCCAGGGCAGCCACCTGTGAGCCAAGGATGGAAAGGACTCCAGGGAGAGGAGGCCAGTCacagggacactgaggcaggcTGAGAAGCAGAAAAACCTTGCCCATTCTGGGACAGAAAAGTGGTGGCAGGGCCAGAGCGTCCCAGAGGCAATGGAGACCTCAAATGGCCTGGACCTGCTTGTTTCCAAACGCCCTTCTGGCCCATGTAGCCATTAGGGAAGGCGGGGGGCAGCCTCTGGGACCCGACATGAGAGGCCCGAGCTCTGCGGGACCCATACCCTGGGCAGACCctacctccccctgcccccgcagCAGGTTTGTTCACTGGCCCTCAGAGGACCCCATGTCCCATGTCCGGGCAGCAGCGTTTGCCCTGAAAAAGGTGCCAAAGAAAGTTGCCTCCCTCTCCTAACCACACACTCCTGCCTACTGCCTGCTGGAGGGCACCAGGGCTTGCCGGACTCCCGTCCAGGGTGATAGCTGCTGGCTCGAAGCCTCAGCCTGAGCTGCAAGAGGACAGAAGCCCCTG encodes the following:
- the CD151 gene encoding CD151 antigen isoform X2, with translation MRNRLPQVPALHLQLLLLAGLAVMAVGIWTLALKSDYISLLASGTYLATAYILVVAGVVVMVTGVLGCCATFKERRNLLRLYFILLLIIFLLEIIAGILAYIYYQQLNTELKENLKDTMSKRYHQPGHEGVTSAVDKLQQEFHCCGSNNSQDWRDSEWIRSGQAGGRVVPDSCCKTLVPGCGQRDHASNIYKVEGGCITKLETFIQEHLRVIGAVGVGIGCVQEPEAGALLSMPDGAHAGRSLTPPDYELTLLRARELGSQDAAPSPLCQGGAVLKPLCTPHAIT
- the CD151 gene encoding CD151 antigen isoform X3 codes for the protein MGEFNEKATCGTVCLKYLLFTFNCCFWLAGLAVMAVGIWTLALKSDYISLLASGTYLATAYILVVAGVVVMVTGVLGCCATFKERRNLLRLYFILLLIIFLLEIIAGILAYIYYQQLNTELKENLKDTMSKRYHQPGHEGVTSAVDKLQQEFHCCGSNNSQDWRDSEWIRSGQAGGRVVPDSCCKTLVPGCGQRDHASNIYKVEGGCITKLETFIQEHLRVIGAVGVGIGCVQVFGMIFTCCLYRSLKLEHY
- the CD151 gene encoding CD151 antigen isoform X1; the protein is MGEFNEKATCGTVCLKYLLFTFNCCFWLAGLAVMAVGIWTLALKSDYISLLASGTYLATAYILVVAGVVVMVTGVLGCCATFKERRNLLRLYFILLLIIFLLEIIAGILAYIYYQQLNTELKENLKDTMSKRYHQPGHEGVTSAVDKLQQEFHCCGSNNSQDWRDSEWIRSGQAGGRVVPDSCCKTLVPGCGQRDHASNIYKVEGGCITKLETFIQEHLRVIGAVGVGIGCVQEPEAGALLSMPDGAHAGRSLTPPDYELTLLRARELGSQDAAPSPLCQGGAVLKPLCTPHAIT